The Nostoc sp. 'Lobaria pulmonaria (5183) cyanobiont' genome window below encodes:
- the psaK gene encoding photosystem I reaction center subunit PsaK, whose protein sequence is MISSILLAAAATVPATPAWNPIVGIIISISSLVMVLLSTRIEKPLVGPKFPILPISIPTFVAAMAFGHIIGVGIVLGLTNIGRL, encoded by the coding sequence TTGATTTCCTCTATTTTACTAGCAGCAGCTGCAACTGTTCCCGCAACACCTGCGTGGAATCCTATAGTAGGCATCATCATCAGCATCAGTAGCTTAGTAATGGTTTTACTAAGTACTAGGATTGAAAAACCCCTAGTTGGCCCCAAGTTCCCTATCCTACCGATTAGTATTCCCACATTCGTTGCTGCGATGGCTTTTGGTCATATTATTGGCGTTGGCATCGTTTTAGGACTGACTAACATCGGTCGTCTGTAG